From Mycolicibacterium nivoides, a single genomic window includes:
- a CDS encoding amino acid ABC transporter ATP-binding protein: protein MNEPNGSAIEYRVEAEGVEKAFGDNKVLRGVSFKVARGTATTIIGPSGSGKTTLLRTLNALDRADAGVIRVDDVEIDFSTPTTKPEVRRFQSRSGFVFQSHNLFPHKTVLENVIEGPVIVQKRPKEEVVAEATELLEQVGLSDKRDQYPFQLSGGQQQRVGIARALALKPKLVLFDEPTSALDPELVGEVLSVIKDLAVEGWTLVIVTHEIQFARQVSNQVLFTDQGIILERGTPDEVIGDPKEERTRQFLQRILNPL, encoded by the coding sequence ATGAACGAACCGAACGGAAGCGCGATCGAGTACCGCGTCGAAGCCGAGGGTGTCGAGAAGGCCTTCGGTGACAACAAGGTGCTCAGAGGCGTGTCCTTCAAGGTGGCTCGTGGGACTGCCACCACCATCATCGGTCCGTCGGGATCGGGTAAGACGACACTGCTGCGCACGTTGAACGCGCTCGACCGGGCCGATGCCGGCGTGATCCGGGTGGACGATGTCGAGATCGACTTCTCCACGCCGACAACGAAACCCGAGGTGCGCCGGTTCCAGTCGCGCAGCGGTTTCGTGTTCCAGAGCCACAACCTGTTCCCGCACAAGACGGTGCTGGAGAACGTGATCGAGGGCCCGGTGATCGTGCAGAAGCGACCGAAGGAGGAGGTCGTCGCCGAGGCCACAGAGTTGCTGGAGCAGGTCGGGCTGTCCGACAAACGCGACCAGTACCCGTTCCAGCTGTCGGGCGGGCAGCAGCAGCGGGTGGGCATCGCGCGGGCGTTGGCGCTGAAACCCAAGCTGGTCCTGTTCGACGAGCCGACGTCGGCCCTCGACCCGGAGCTGGTCGGCGAAGTGCTGTCGGTCATCAAGGACCTTGCCGTCGAGGGCTGGACGCTGGTGATCGTCACACACGAAATCCAGTTCGCCCGACAGGTTTCCAACCAGGTGCTGTTCACCGACCAGGGCATCATCCTGGAACGTGGCACTCCCGACGAGGTCATCGGCGATCCCAAGGAGGAGCGCACCCGCCAGTTCCTCCAGCGGATCCTCAACCCGCTCTAG
- a CDS encoding acetyl-CoA hydrolase/transferase family protein, protein MPEELTAQQAAARLATADTLGIPLGPGQPPAFLRALGDRTDWTDLRVYGALLAVGTELFTRQGVRYRSGFYGPFERMLRDMGADVEFAPADFRRFAPLLERQAPRVMTTVAAAPDADGWCSLSLHAGATVGELRRAGADPQRLLVVEASDAFPRTFGLDDYRHALHVDEIDILVPSSDAPLALPAASPTDVDRAIAKHAVEYIPSGATLQTGIGSIPSQIAALLAEGDGHGYGLHSEMFTDGCMQLHRAGKVTNAGKGLYDGVSVTTFAFGSAELYAWLDGNSDVAFLPVEIVNAPEVIGANNDMVTINGALGVDVHGQVVADTIAGDQFSGIGGAEDFVAGAGLELSDRSLICLPSTFEKDGVLQSRIVPWFGPGAVITTPRHQVDVIVTEYGAAELEGRTVRERGEALAAIAHPQFRDALLAAAQRAAQGRPPAG, encoded by the coding sequence ATGCCGGAAGAGCTCACCGCCCAACAGGCCGCTGCGCGCCTGGCGACCGCCGACACGCTCGGGATTCCGCTGGGACCCGGCCAGCCTCCGGCGTTCCTGCGAGCGCTGGGCGATCGCACGGATTGGACGGACCTGCGCGTCTACGGCGCGCTACTCGCGGTCGGCACCGAACTGTTCACCCGGCAGGGCGTCCGCTATCGCTCCGGCTTCTACGGTCCCTTCGAGCGGATGTTGCGGGACATGGGCGCCGACGTCGAGTTCGCGCCAGCGGACTTCCGTCGGTTCGCCCCGTTGCTCGAGCGCCAGGCCCCGCGCGTGATGACGACCGTCGCGGCGGCACCCGACGCGGACGGCTGGTGCTCCCTGTCCCTGCACGCGGGTGCCACAGTCGGGGAATTGCGCCGCGCGGGCGCCGATCCGCAGCGGCTGCTCGTCGTCGAGGCATCGGATGCCTTTCCGCGAACATTCGGGCTGGACGACTACCGCCATGCGTTGCATGTCGACGAGATCGACATCCTCGTGCCCTCGTCCGACGCACCGCTCGCGCTGCCCGCGGCGTCGCCCACCGACGTCGACAGGGCGATCGCGAAGCACGCCGTCGAGTACATACCGTCCGGCGCGACGCTGCAGACGGGCATCGGGTCGATTCCCAGCCAGATCGCCGCGCTGCTCGCCGAGGGCGATGGGCATGGGTACGGCCTGCACAGCGAGATGTTCACCGATGGGTGCATGCAGTTGCACCGTGCCGGCAAGGTCACCAACGCAGGCAAGGGGCTGTACGACGGGGTGAGCGTGACGACCTTCGCGTTCGGCTCGGCCGAGCTCTACGCGTGGCTGGACGGCAACTCCGACGTCGCGTTCCTCCCGGTCGAGATCGTCAACGCGCCGGAGGTGATCGGTGCCAACAACGACATGGTCACGATCAACGGCGCGCTCGGGGTCGACGTCCACGGCCAGGTCGTCGCCGACACCATCGCCGGCGACCAGTTCAGCGGAATCGGCGGTGCCGAGGATTTCGTGGCCGGCGCAGGCCTTGAGCTGTCGGACCGCTCGTTGATCTGCCTGCCTTCGACGTTCGAGAAGGACGGCGTGCTCCAGTCGCGGATCGTGCCGTGGTTCGGCCCCGGCGCCGTGATCACGACGCCGCGCCACCAGGTCGACGTGATCGTCACCGAGTACGGCGCAGCCGAATTGGAGGGACGGACGGTTCGTGAGCGCGGCGAGGCACTGGCCGCGATCGCACATCCGCAGTTCCGCGACGCGCTTCTGGCGGCCGCGCAGCGGGCGGCGCAGGGACGTCCGCCCGCCGGCTAG
- a CDS encoding MFS transporter gives MTPQPEMRRITVWFMAIAAALGTAAIYPLQPAISDVADSLDISVAHVGLALACGPVGYLLGLAILVPLVDRFPPNHVLAGQFGALAVALAANAAAGSLWILGLTVGVIGACSTVGAQLSSATARFVPDGRRATALGMVTAGISAGIIGGRTAGGWLTDVAGWRGGLLVFALACAIAALVSLRALPATPGSATSGYLATLRGLPGLYLRFPTLRIASLRGALWFFAFCAVWAGLAVALAQPPFSYSAERIGLYALAGLLGIVATRIAGVWTDRVGARRVMMIGLVIAALGAVTLGGSLSNPAATLVCLAVFDAGLFAAQVANQSTVLAIDPAAPARFNSAYMVVYFVGGSLGTAFGAAAVGWLGWPVTAAVTAAAIVLAILLTATDRHEVSRQATVRVP, from the coding sequence ATGACACCGCAGCCTGAAATGCGCCGAATCACCGTGTGGTTCATGGCGATTGCCGCAGCCCTCGGCACCGCCGCCATCTACCCACTGCAACCGGCCATATCCGATGTCGCTGACAGTCTTGACATCTCGGTTGCCCACGTCGGATTGGCACTGGCATGCGGACCCGTCGGCTACCTGCTGGGGCTCGCGATACTGGTACCGCTCGTCGACCGGTTTCCGCCGAATCACGTCCTCGCAGGGCAGTTCGGCGCGTTGGCGGTGGCCTTGGCGGCCAATGCCGCCGCCGGCTCGCTGTGGATCCTGGGGCTCACCGTCGGAGTGATCGGCGCCTGTTCCACCGTCGGCGCGCAGTTGAGTTCGGCCACCGCGCGCTTCGTCCCGGACGGCCGCCGGGCAACCGCGCTGGGAATGGTGACAGCGGGCATTTCCGCCGGGATCATCGGCGGCCGGACCGCCGGTGGCTGGCTGACGGACGTGGCGGGATGGCGGGGCGGCTTGCTCGTGTTCGCCCTCGCCTGCGCCATCGCCGCGCTCGTCTCACTACGGGCCCTGCCCGCCACACCCGGATCGGCCACCAGCGGCTATCTGGCGACACTCCGCGGTCTGCCCGGCCTGTACCTGCGATTCCCGACGTTGCGCATCGCATCGCTCCGCGGCGCGCTCTGGTTCTTCGCGTTCTGCGCGGTGTGGGCCGGCCTCGCCGTCGCGCTGGCACAGCCGCCGTTCTCGTACTCAGCCGAGCGGATCGGCCTGTACGCCCTCGCCGGTCTCCTTGGCATCGTCGCCACCCGCATCGCCGGGGTATGGACCGACCGCGTGGGCGCACGACGAGTCATGATGATCGGACTGGTGATCGCCGCCTTGGGCGCGGTCACCCTCGGCGGGTCTCTGTCCAATCCCGCGGCCACCCTCGTCTGCCTGGCTGTGTTCGACGCGGGGCTGTTCGCTGCCCAAGTAGCCAATCAGAGCACGGTTTTGGCGATCGACCCGGCCGCGCCCGCGCGGTTCAACAGCGCCTACATGGTGGTGTACTTCGTGGGCGGCAGCCTGGGAACCGCGTTCGGCGCGGCCGCCGTCGGATGGCTGGGCTGGCCGGTGACCGCCGCCGTCACCGCCGCGGCGATCGTTCTTGCGATACTGCTCACCGCCACCGACCGTCACGAAGTGAGCCGGCAGGCTACGGTGCGAGTTCCTTGA
- a CDS encoding saccharopine dehydrogenase family protein: MRILLVGAGGVGSAFCAIAARRDFFEQIVVCDYDEARAAAAVAEVGDPRFSAAQVDAGSAAAVAELVRQHGITHVMNAVDPRFVMPIFNGALAGGADYLDMAMSLSHRHPDKPYELTGVKLGDEQFAVEGDWQAAGRLALVGIGVEPGLSDVFARYAADHLFSEIDELGTRDGSNLTVDGYDFAPSFSIWTTIEECLNPPVIWEAGRGWFVTEPFSEPEVFDFPEGIGPVECVNVEHEEVLLMPRWVDCKRATFKYGLGAEFIDVLKALHKVGLDRTDKVTVGPVQVSPRDVVAACLPNPATLGPQMHGKTCAGLWVTGTGKDGNPRSTYLYHVVDNQWSMAEYGHQCVVWQTAINPVVALELLANGTWSGAGVLGPEAFDAVPFLDLLKDYGSPWGIKELAP, from the coding sequence ATGCGGATTCTGTTGGTGGGCGCGGGCGGCGTCGGCTCGGCGTTCTGTGCGATCGCGGCACGACGTGATTTCTTCGAGCAGATCGTGGTGTGCGACTACGACGAGGCTCGGGCCGCCGCGGCGGTCGCGGAGGTCGGCGACCCCCGGTTCAGCGCCGCCCAGGTCGACGCCGGGTCGGCCGCCGCCGTCGCCGAACTGGTGCGGCAACACGGCATCACCCACGTGATGAACGCCGTCGATCCCCGATTCGTGATGCCGATCTTCAACGGTGCCCTGGCCGGTGGAGCCGACTATCTCGACATGGCGATGAGCCTGTCGCATCGTCATCCCGACAAGCCCTACGAGCTCACCGGGGTCAAGCTCGGTGACGAGCAGTTCGCGGTCGAGGGCGATTGGCAGGCCGCAGGCAGGCTGGCCCTGGTCGGCATCGGAGTGGAGCCCGGCCTCTCGGATGTGTTCGCGCGCTACGCCGCCGATCACCTGTTCTCCGAGATCGACGAACTCGGCACCCGCGACGGGTCCAACCTCACCGTCGACGGATACGACTTCGCGCCGTCGTTCTCGATCTGGACCACGATCGAGGAATGCCTGAACCCGCCGGTGATCTGGGAGGCCGGGCGCGGCTGGTTCGTCACCGAACCATTCAGTGAGCCAGAGGTTTTCGACTTCCCCGAGGGCATCGGCCCGGTCGAATGCGTCAACGTCGAGCACGAGGAGGTGCTGTTGATGCCGCGCTGGGTGGACTGCAAGCGTGCGACGTTCAAGTACGGTCTCGGCGCCGAGTTCATCGATGTGCTCAAGGCCCTGCACAAGGTGGGGCTGGACCGCACCGACAAGGTCACGGTCGGCCCGGTCCAGGTCAGCCCCCGCGATGTGGTCGCGGCGTGCCTGCCCAACCCGGCGACGCTCGGCCCACAGATGCACGGCAAGACCTGCGCGGGGTTGTGGGTGACCGGTACCGGCAAGGACGGTAACCCGCGTTCGACGTACCTGTACCACGTCGTCGACAACCAATGGTCGATGGCCGAGTACGGCCATCAGTGCGTGGTGTGGCAGACGGCGATCAATCCTGTTGTGGCGCTGGAACTTCTGGCCAACGGAACCTGGAGCGGCGCCGGCGTGCTGGGCCCTGAGGCGTTCGACGCGGTGCCGTTCCTGGATCTGTTGAAGGACTACGGTTCGCCGTGGGGCATCAAGGAACTCGCACCGTAG
- a CDS encoding cytochrome P450 gives MATVTDDQAPQALLMQLLDPACRADPYPSYNRIRELGPLHLPESNLTVFSSFADCDEVLRHPSTRSDRTNSTITQRQLEAESGPRPRGPASFLFLDPPDHTRLRRLVSKAFVPKVVKALEPDIAALVDGLLDDMEKAGASGSVDVIADLAYPLPVAVICRLLGVPVEDEPKFSHASGLLAASLDPFLALTGHTSDLFDEQMKAGIWLNDYLRDLIDARRTAPGADLMSALIAVEESGDQLTEDEIVATCNLLLIAGHETTVNLIANATLAMLRHPSQWARLGADASRVAAIIEETMRYDPPVQLVGRIAGEDMTIGDITIPAGDTMLLLLAAAHRDPAANERPEEFDPARESIRHIGFGKGAHFCLGAPLARLEASVALSAVTARFPNARLAADPVYKANLTLRGMSTLSVAI, from the coding sequence ATGGCGACCGTCACCGACGATCAGGCCCCGCAGGCCCTGCTGATGCAGCTGCTCGACCCGGCCTGCCGGGCCGATCCCTACCCGTCGTACAACCGGATCCGCGAGCTCGGGCCGCTGCACCTGCCCGAGTCGAACCTCACGGTGTTCTCGTCGTTCGCCGACTGCGACGAGGTGCTGCGGCATCCGTCGACCCGCAGCGACCGGACCAACTCCACCATCACGCAGCGGCAGCTCGAGGCCGAGTCCGGCCCCCGGCCCCGCGGCCCGGCGAGCTTCCTGTTCCTCGACCCGCCCGACCACACCCGGCTGCGCAGGCTGGTCAGCAAGGCCTTCGTGCCGAAGGTGGTCAAGGCCCTCGAACCCGACATCGCCGCGCTGGTGGACGGATTGCTGGACGACATGGAGAAGGCGGGAGCTTCGGGGTCCGTTGATGTCATCGCCGACCTGGCCTATCCGCTTCCCGTGGCGGTGATCTGCCGACTGCTCGGCGTGCCGGTCGAGGACGAGCCGAAGTTCAGTCACGCCTCGGGCCTGCTGGCCGCATCGCTGGACCCGTTCCTGGCCCTGACCGGCCACACCTCGGATCTGTTCGATGAGCAGATGAAGGCCGGGATATGGCTGAACGACTACTTGCGCGACCTGATCGACGCCCGCCGCACTGCCCCCGGTGCGGACCTGATGTCGGCGCTGATCGCGGTCGAGGAATCCGGGGACCAGCTCACCGAGGACGAGATCGTCGCGACCTGCAATCTGCTGCTCATCGCCGGACACGAGACGACGGTCAACCTGATCGCCAACGCGACGCTGGCGATGCTGCGCCATCCGTCCCAGTGGGCCAGGCTCGGTGCGGACGCCTCGCGGGTCGCCGCCATCATCGAAGAGACCATGCGGTACGACCCGCCGGTGCAATTGGTGGGCCGAATTGCCGGTGAAGACATGACCATTGGTGACATCACGATCCCCGCCGGGGACACCATGCTGTTGCTGCTGGCCGCCGCACACCGCGACCCGGCGGCCAATGAGCGGCCCGAGGAGTTCGACCCGGCCCGCGAGAGCATCCGGCACATCGGGTTCGGCAAGGGTGCACATTTCTGCCTCGGCGCACCGTTGGCCCGGTTGGAGGCCTCGGTGGCGCTGTCGGCGGTCACCGCACGGTTCCCGAACGCCCGTCTGGCTGCCGACCCGGTGTACAAGGCGAACCTGACCCTGCGAGGGATGTCGACGCTATCCGTGGCGATTTAG
- the tgt gene encoding tRNA guanosine(34) transglycosylase Tgt: protein MDQPYFTVEAELPGRLGRVGTIHTPHGDIHTPAFIAVGTAATVKSVLPEAMKELGAQAVLANAYHLYLQPGPDVVAEAGGLGAFMNWPGPTFTDSGGFQVMSLGVGFKKVLAMDTERLQKDDIIAKGKERLAVVDDDGVTFRSHLDGSKHRFTPEVSIGIQNKLGADIIFAFDELTTLVNTRAYQESSVQRTHEWAVRCLAEHHRLQGLSPERPRQALFGVVQGAQYEDLRRQAASGLASIGQQAGPAEGLSFDGYGIGGALEKQNLATIVGWVSSELPADKPRHLLGISEPDDLFDAVAAGADTFDCVSPSRVARNAAVYSATGRFNITGARYKRDFTPIDAECDCYTCANYSRAYIRHLFKAKEMLSATLCTIHNERFVIRLVDQIRASIVAGEFDELRAHVLGRYYGVPIS, encoded by the coding sequence GTGGACCAGCCGTATTTCACCGTGGAGGCCGAGTTGCCCGGCCGACTCGGCCGGGTCGGGACCATTCACACTCCGCACGGCGATATCCACACCCCGGCGTTCATCGCGGTCGGTACCGCGGCCACCGTGAAATCGGTGCTTCCCGAGGCCATGAAAGAGCTTGGCGCCCAAGCGGTCCTGGCCAACGCCTACCACCTGTACCTGCAGCCGGGCCCGGATGTCGTGGCCGAGGCCGGCGGGCTGGGGGCGTTCATGAACTGGCCCGGCCCGACCTTCACCGACAGCGGCGGCTTCCAGGTGATGTCGCTGGGTGTCGGGTTCAAGAAGGTCCTGGCCATGGACACCGAGCGGCTGCAGAAAGACGACATCATCGCCAAGGGCAAGGAACGGCTGGCCGTCGTGGACGACGACGGCGTCACGTTCCGATCGCATCTGGACGGTTCGAAACACCGGTTCACCCCGGAGGTGTCGATCGGCATCCAGAACAAGCTCGGCGCCGACATCATCTTCGCGTTCGACGAGCTCACCACGCTGGTCAACACCCGCGCCTACCAGGAGAGCTCGGTGCAGCGCACGCACGAGTGGGCGGTGCGGTGCCTGGCAGAGCATCACCGATTGCAGGGTTTGTCACCCGAGCGGCCGCGGCAGGCGCTGTTCGGCGTGGTGCAGGGCGCCCAGTACGAGGACCTGCGCCGGCAGGCCGCGAGCGGGCTGGCCTCGATCGGGCAGCAGGCCGGACCGGCCGAGGGGCTGAGCTTCGACGGCTACGGCATCGGCGGTGCGCTGGAGAAGCAGAACCTGGCCACCATCGTCGGCTGGGTCAGCAGTGAACTGCCCGCGGACAAGCCCCGGCACCTGCTCGGGATCAGCGAGCCCGATGACCTGTTCGACGCGGTGGCCGCCGGGGCCGACACCTTCGACTGCGTATCGCCGTCGCGGGTGGCGCGCAACGCGGCGGTGTACTCGGCGACCGGGCGGTTCAACATCACCGGGGCGCGGTACAAGCGGGATTTCACCCCGATCGATGCCGAATGCGACTGCTACACCTGCGCCAATTACTCACGCGCCTACATCCGGCATCTGTTCAAGGCCAAGGAGATGCTGTCGGCGACGTTGTGCACGATCCACAACGAGCGGTTCGTGATCCGGCTGGTCGACCAGATCCGGGCCTCGATCGTGGCCGGTGAGTTCGATGAGCTGCGGGCGCACGTGCTGGGGCGGTACTACGGAGTGCCCATCAGTTGA
- a CDS encoding lipoprotein LpqH, translating to MNLVMRRPIVIATGFAMCLAAVAGCSSQDSGSPTKSGQGRVTFGPNDAGPVSSVSCETKDGLTTIGIKGKMPASVVLTDGEAPVVQSVNIGDVNGEGASLTYLSGLSGVPVVAARDGKGYTVTGTGMGIDPNEPTAPVDMPFDIAVTCP from the coding sequence GTGAATTTGGTCATGCGCCGCCCCATTGTCATTGCCACCGGATTTGCCATGTGTCTGGCCGCAGTCGCCGGATGCTCGTCGCAGGATTCGGGTTCGCCCACGAAGTCCGGCCAGGGCCGGGTCACCTTCGGTCCCAATGACGCCGGTCCGGTCAGCAGCGTCAGCTGCGAGACCAAGGACGGGCTGACCACGATCGGCATCAAGGGCAAGATGCCGGCCTCCGTTGTGCTGACCGACGGCGAGGCCCCGGTGGTGCAATCGGTGAACATCGGCGACGTGAACGGCGAGGGTGCGTCTCTGACCTATCTCTCCGGCCTGTCGGGCGTCCCGGTGGTGGCCGCGCGCGACGGCAAGGGTTACACCGTCACGGGCACCGGCATGGGCATCGACCCCAACGAACCGACCGCACCGGTCGACATGCCGTTCGACATCGCGGTCACCTGCCCGTAG
- a CDS encoding haloalkane dehalogenase, which translates to MQILRTPDARFGGLPEFPYSPEYSDVDDGDGGRLRVAWVQAGPPDADPILLLHGEPSWSFLYRRLIPILTAAGHRVVCPDLVGFGRSDKPTRIEDHSYARHVEWMRALAFDVLDLRRVTLVGQDWGGLIGLRLAAEHPDRFAGIVVANTGLPTGDIPMPEIWWQFRTAIQNLPTIDVGRFVAAGCRRPVSDEVRAAYDAPFPDDSYCAGPRAMPGLVPTTPDDPASAANRSAWKVLSASKTPMLVAFGDSDPITGGMAPIFKREMRGAQGIDHPVIRDAGHFLQEDAGEELAVAIVEFLADRPPTGR; encoded by the coding sequence ATGCAGATACTGCGTACGCCCGATGCCCGTTTCGGTGGGTTACCTGAATTCCCTTACTCGCCAGAGTATTCCGATGTCGACGACGGCGACGGTGGCCGGCTCCGGGTGGCCTGGGTGCAGGCCGGGCCGCCGGATGCCGACCCGATCCTGTTGTTGCATGGGGAACCATCCTGGTCGTTTCTCTACCGGCGGCTGATTCCGATCCTGACCGCGGCGGGGCACCGCGTCGTCTGTCCGGACCTGGTCGGCTTCGGCCGGTCGGACAAACCCACCCGCATCGAGGACCACAGTTACGCGCGGCACGTCGAGTGGATGCGCGCACTCGCCTTCGACGTCCTCGATCTGCGGCGGGTGACGCTGGTCGGTCAGGACTGGGGCGGCCTGATCGGGTTGCGTCTGGCGGCCGAGCACCCGGACCGGTTCGCCGGCATCGTCGTGGCGAACACAGGGCTGCCGACCGGTGATATTCCGATGCCTGAGATCTGGTGGCAGTTCCGCACGGCCATCCAGAACCTGCCCACGATCGACGTCGGCAGGTTCGTCGCCGCGGGTTGCCGCCGCCCGGTCAGCGATGAGGTCCGCGCGGCCTACGATGCGCCGTTCCCTGACGACTCCTACTGTGCGGGCCCCCGGGCGATGCCGGGCCTGGTGCCCACCACCCCCGACGACCCGGCCTCGGCTGCCAACCGTTCAGCGTGGAAGGTGTTGTCGGCCAGCAAGACTCCGATGCTGGTGGCATTCGGTGACAGTGATCCGATTACCGGCGGCATGGCGCCCATCTTCAAGCGGGAGATGCGCGGCGCGCAGGGGATCGACCATCCGGTGATCCGCGATGCCGGTCATTTCCTGCAAGAGGATGCCGGCGAGGAACTGGCCGTGGCAATCGTCGAGTTCCTCGCCGACCGTCCGCCTACGGGCAGGTGA
- a CDS encoding lipoprotein LpqH: MKREFLVAVGGAAIVVAGLSGCSSSDKKDTSSETKATATASAKSSAEAGGAQATTGSGTARVSIDGKDHKVEGTVVCATVAGNVSLTVGQGMSAVTATLSEGDTPSVSAVALGNVDGITLAYSPGMPGGSAEATKDGNKYTIKGDATGMDGMNQVTKPFELEVACP, translated from the coding sequence GTGAAGCGTGAGTTCCTGGTAGCCGTCGGCGGCGCCGCGATCGTCGTCGCCGGCCTGTCTGGCTGTTCGTCGAGCGACAAGAAAGACACCTCCAGCGAGACGAAGGCCACGGCAACGGCGTCGGCAAAATCTTCGGCCGAGGCCGGAGGTGCCCAGGCGACAACCGGCTCGGGCACCGCCCGCGTCAGCATCGACGGCAAGGATCACAAGGTCGAGGGCACGGTCGTGTGCGCCACGGTCGCGGGCAATGTCAGCCTGACCGTCGGCCAGGGGATGAGCGCTGTCACCGCGACGCTGAGCGAGGGCGACACGCCGTCGGTGAGCGCGGTGGCACTGGGCAATGTCGACGGCATCACCCTCGCCTACTCGCCTGGCATGCCCGGCGGCAGCGCGGAAGCCACCAAGGATGGCAACAAGTACACGATCAAGGGCGACGCCACCGGTATGGACGGAATGAACCAAGTGACCAAGCCTTTCGAGCTCGAAGTGGCCTGTCCATAA
- a CDS encoding PE-PPE domain-containing protein → MANHRKHARSSAAAVAGATAGMAVVLTFGHVADALAATLPGSVAVVGVGGKDDTLGARIPNKFGGDYVPYNGGFAGPADGRYYPVHYSATLPIDTSVADGREPLIDQVDTARTGVGPDGTIYIVSYSEGTIVAEKYKRELDANGSPGTGTLKFVYIASPTVPNGGIYARFPDLGPLGLLGFTSTGAAEQSPYDETFITIEYDPVGDFPAYANPLSLANAAAGFVYLHGDPTPDAADLNDPDAIIVTPVSTPGGGTDTYILVKTEHLPLLQPFRNFSTALNATAFTEPVLGAIEPTLKLAVDMGYTDRDYSDPATPTRFSLITPPKRIIETVNALPGAIQEGADNFKDGLPSTAAPSTTSGPTDRAAVKKDIPKAAPKVVEPQGETNDEADVPDKPVKRTPAQRRDDVRSAVSDVAKNVKDAFKPKPKREAKPKHESEQGSDADKAA, encoded by the coding sequence GTGGCCAATCACCGAAAGCACGCGCGTTCGTCCGCTGCCGCGGTGGCCGGAGCCACGGCAGGCATGGCCGTGGTACTCACCTTCGGGCATGTCGCCGACGCGCTGGCCGCCACCCTGCCGGGCAGCGTCGCGGTGGTCGGTGTGGGCGGGAAAGACGACACCTTGGGTGCGCGGATCCCGAACAAATTCGGCGGCGATTACGTGCCGTACAACGGCGGGTTCGCCGGGCCGGCAGACGGTCGGTACTACCCGGTCCACTATTCGGCCACGCTGCCGATCGACACGAGCGTGGCCGACGGTCGCGAACCGCTGATCGACCAGGTGGATACCGCCCGTACCGGGGTCGGTCCCGACGGGACGATCTACATCGTCAGTTACTCCGAGGGAACCATCGTCGCCGAGAAGTACAAGCGCGAACTCGACGCCAACGGCAGCCCCGGCACCGGCACGTTGAAGTTCGTCTACATCGCGTCGCCGACGGTTCCCAACGGCGGCATCTACGCCCGCTTCCCGGATCTGGGACCGCTCGGCCTCCTCGGGTTCACCAGCACCGGCGCGGCCGAACAGTCGCCGTACGACGAAACCTTCATCACCATCGAGTACGACCCCGTCGGTGACTTCCCGGCTTATGCCAACCCGTTGTCACTGGCCAATGCCGCCGCCGGGTTCGTCTACCTGCACGGCGATCCGACCCCGGATGCCGCGGACCTCAACGATCCGGACGCGATCATCGTGACACCGGTCAGCACGCCGGGTGGCGGCACGGACACCTACATCCTGGTCAAGACCGAACACCTGCCGCTGCTGCAGCCGTTCCGCAACTTCTCCACCGCTCTCAACGCCACGGCGTTCACCGAACCGGTGCTCGGCGCGATCGAGCCGACCCTGAAGCTCGCCGTCGACATGGGCTACACCGACCGGGACTACTCCGATCCCGCCACGCCGACCCGCTTCTCGTTGATCACCCCGCCGAAACGCATCATCGAAACCGTGAACGCGCTTCCCGGCGCCATCCAGGAAGGTGCCGACAACTTCAAGGACGGATTGCCTTCCACCGCAGCACCTTCGACGACCTCGGGGCCCACCGACCGCGCCGCGGTGAAGAAGGACATCCCCAAGGCCGCCCCCAAGGTGGTCGAACCGCAAGGCGAGACGAACGACGAGGCCGACGTTCCCGACAAGCCGGTCAAGCGCACCCCGGCACAACGTCGCGACGACGTACGCAGCGCTGTGTCGGACGTGGCGAAGAACGTCAAGGACGCGTTCAAGCCGAAGCCCAAGCGCGAGGCCAAGCCCAAACACGAGTCAGAGCAAGGTTCGGACGCCGACAAGGCCGCCTGA